The proteins below are encoded in one region of Triticum aestivum cultivar Chinese Spring chromosome 1B, IWGSC CS RefSeq v2.1, whole genome shotgun sequence:
- the LOC123118207 gene encoding uncharacterized protein, producing MTSLSITVMTLNLHEGNQPGESPNSWEKRRDICVSVITSYSPTILCTQQGLRCQLDYLQQCLPGYEQFGISRKGSQDTTDEYCTIFYEKEKVELTEGGTFWLSESPSVPGSISWGATAPCIATWATFQLKRVEPPGFSFQIVNTNLDEDSPRARRRSALLTWQHIASLPPNLPVIYCGGFNTQKESMTGRFLLGRSREHGVVGDMRDAWPNARVRKNVSLIHTYHGFKGEKQGAVEFLKLVFRALCLCWDRQTQDLHIDWILFRGRPLVPALCEVINDNIDGVYPSSHFPIFAEFLLPRSVRLAEMPS from the exons ATGACCAGCCTGTCCATCACGGTGATGACGCTGAACCTGCACGAGGGGAATCAACCGGGCGAGAGCCCTAACAGCTGGGAGAAGCGCCGCGACATCTGCGTCAGCGTCATCACCAGTTACTCCCCCACCATCCTCTGCACCCAGCAAG GGTTGAGGTGCCAGCTGGACTACCTACAGCAATGCCTGCCTG GTTATGAGCAATTTGGCATTTCAAGAAAAGGTTCACAGGACACCACTGATGAATATTGCACAATATTCTACGAAAAGGAGAAG GTGGAGCTTACAGAAGGTGGCACCTTCTGGTTATCAGAATCTCCATCAGTGCCAGGAAGCATTTCATGGGGAGCAACTGCACCATGCATTGCTACATGGGCA ACGTTTCAACTCAAAAGAGTAGAACCACCTGGGTTCAGTTTCCAGATTGTAAATACAAAtcttgatgaagatagccctcgtGCTCGTAGACGAAGTGCTTTGCTTACGTGGCAGCATATAGCTTCTTTGCCACCCAACTTGCCTGTGATCTATTGTGGGGGCTTCAACACACAAAAGGAATCTATGACGGGACGTTTTTTGCTCGGCAGATCTAG GGAACATGGTGTTGTGGGTGATATGAGAGATGCTTGGCCAAATGCTCGTGTGCGCAAAAATGTTTCACTGATACACACATATCATGGATTTAAAG GGGAAAAACAAGGTGCGGTAGAATTCCTAAAATTAGTATTCAGAGCTCTTTGTCTCTGCTGGGACAGACAAACCCAGGACTTGCATATTGACTGGATACTGTTTAGAGGGCGCCCACTGGTTCCTGCATTATGCGAAGTCATAAATGACAATATAGATGGTGTTTATCCATCATCACATTTTCCCATCTTTGCTGAGTTTTTACTTCCACGCTCAGTTCGCCTAGCCGAGATGCCTTCATAG